The Drosophila teissieri strain GT53w chromosome X, Prin_Dtei_1.1, whole genome shotgun sequence genome has a segment encoding these proteins:
- the LOC122624002 gene encoding dual specificity protein phosphatase 3 isoform X2 — protein MSWRYALLTDRYSSSIGDRYSPHYYQSPSRLETSEQTTGRQLQRVLHYSMAPSRALPGLRRAECAIHDVDCDEVYPGIYIGDAAAAKNKTYLRLMGITHVLNAAEGCRYGQVDTGHSYYRDMPSIRYMGFPMVDAPTTDISRYFYVASKFIDSAISSGGKILVHCLVGMSRSATCVLAYLMICRKMSAVDAIRTVRMRRDIRPNDGFLQQLADLDMELKRKNLYPY, from the exons ATGTCATGGAGATATGCG CTTCTCACAGACAGATACAGCAGCAGTATCGGCGATAGATATAGTCCCCACTATTATCAG TCGCCCAGCCGCCTGGAGACCTCCGAACAGACCACAGGACGCCAGCTGCAGCGAGTCCTGCACTACTCGATGGCTCCTAGCCGGGCACTTCCAGGATTAAGGCGCGCCGAGTGCGCCATCCACGACGTTGACTGTGATGAGGTCTATCCGGGCATCTACATTGGTGATGC CGCGGCGGCCAAGAACAAGACGTATCTGAGATTGATGGGCATCACCCACGTGCTGAACGCGGCCGAGGGATGTCGGTATGGCCAGGTGGACACTGGACACAGTTACTACCGGGATATGCCCAGCATCAG GTACATGGGCTTCCCCATGGTCGACGCCCCAACGACAGACATCTCGCGCTACTTCTACGTGGCCTCCAAGTTCATCGACAGCGCCATCAGCAGCGGCG GCAAGATCCTGGTGCACTGCCTGGTGGGCATGTCGCGATCGGCCACCTGTGTGCTGGCCTACCTGATGATCTGCCGGAAGATGTCGGCGGTGGACGCGATACGCACGGTGCGGATGAGGCGCGATATCCGGCCGAATGACGGAttcctgcagcagctggccgACTTGGACATGGAGCTCAAGCGCAAGAACCTGTATCCCTACTAG
- the LOC122624002 gene encoding dual specificity protein phosphatase 3 isoform X4: protein MSWRYASPSRLETSEQTTGRQLQRVLHYSMAPSRALPGLRRAECAIHDVDCDEVYPGIYIGDAAAAKNKTYLRLMGITHVLNAAEGCRYGQVDTGHSYYRDMPSIRYMGFPMVDAPTTDISRYFYVASKFIDSAISSGGKILVHCLVGMSRSATCVLAYLMICRKMSAVDAIRTVRMRRDIRPNDGFLQQLADLDMELKRKNLYPY, encoded by the exons ATGTCATGGAGATATGCG TCGCCCAGCCGCCTGGAGACCTCCGAACAGACCACAGGACGCCAGCTGCAGCGAGTCCTGCACTACTCGATGGCTCCTAGCCGGGCACTTCCAGGATTAAGGCGCGCCGAGTGCGCCATCCACGACGTTGACTGTGATGAGGTCTATCCGGGCATCTACATTGGTGATGC CGCGGCGGCCAAGAACAAGACGTATCTGAGATTGATGGGCATCACCCACGTGCTGAACGCGGCCGAGGGATGTCGGTATGGCCAGGTGGACACTGGACACAGTTACTACCGGGATATGCCCAGCATCAG GTACATGGGCTTCCCCATGGTCGACGCCCCAACGACAGACATCTCGCGCTACTTCTACGTGGCCTCCAAGTTCATCGACAGCGCCATCAGCAGCGGCG GCAAGATCCTGGTGCACTGCCTGGTGGGCATGTCGCGATCGGCCACCTGTGTGCTGGCCTACCTGATGATCTGCCGGAAGATGTCGGCGGTGGACGCGATACGCACGGTGCGGATGAGGCGCGATATCCGGCCGAATGACGGAttcctgcagcagctggccgACTTGGACATGGAGCTCAAGCGCAAGAACCTGTATCCCTACTAG
- the LOC122624002 gene encoding dual specificity protein phosphatase 3 isoform X1, with translation MSWRYALLTDRYSSSIGDRYSPHYYQSPSRLETSEQTTGRQLQRVLHYSMAPSRALPGLRRAECAIHDVDCDEVYPGIYIGDAAAAKNKTYLRLMGITHVLNAAEGCRYGQVDTGHSYYRDMPSIRRSHKDCVFRYMGFPMVDAPTTDISRYFYVASKFIDSAISSGGKILVHCLVGMSRSATCVLAYLMICRKMSAVDAIRTVRMRRDIRPNDGFLQQLADLDMELKRKNLYPY, from the exons ATGTCATGGAGATATGCG CTTCTCACAGACAGATACAGCAGCAGTATCGGCGATAGATATAGTCCCCACTATTATCAG TCGCCCAGCCGCCTGGAGACCTCCGAACAGACCACAGGACGCCAGCTGCAGCGAGTCCTGCACTACTCGATGGCTCCTAGCCGGGCACTTCCAGGATTAAGGCGCGCCGAGTGCGCCATCCACGACGTTGACTGTGATGAGGTCTATCCGGGCATCTACATTGGTGATGC CGCGGCGGCCAAGAACAAGACGTATCTGAGATTGATGGGCATCACCCACGTGCTGAACGCGGCCGAGGGATGTCGGTATGGCCAGGTGGACACTGGACACAGTTACTACCGGGATATGCCCAGCATCAG ACGCAGCCATAAGGATTGTGTTTTTAGGTACATGGGCTTCCCCATGGTCGACGCCCCAACGACAGACATCTCGCGCTACTTCTACGTGGCCTCCAAGTTCATCGACAGCGCCATCAGCAGCGGCG GCAAGATCCTGGTGCACTGCCTGGTGGGCATGTCGCGATCGGCCACCTGTGTGCTGGCCTACCTGATGATCTGCCGGAAGATGTCGGCGGTGGACGCGATACGCACGGTGCGGATGAGGCGCGATATCCGGCCGAATGACGGAttcctgcagcagctggccgACTTGGACATGGAGCTCAAGCGCAAGAACCTGTATCCCTACTAG
- the LOC122624002 gene encoding dual specificity protein phosphatase 3 isoform X3, producing MSWRYASPSRLETSEQTTGRQLQRVLHYSMAPSRALPGLRRAECAIHDVDCDEVYPGIYIGDAAAAKNKTYLRLMGITHVLNAAEGCRYGQVDTGHSYYRDMPSIRRSHKDCVFRYMGFPMVDAPTTDISRYFYVASKFIDSAISSGGKILVHCLVGMSRSATCVLAYLMICRKMSAVDAIRTVRMRRDIRPNDGFLQQLADLDMELKRKNLYPY from the exons ATGTCATGGAGATATGCG TCGCCCAGCCGCCTGGAGACCTCCGAACAGACCACAGGACGCCAGCTGCAGCGAGTCCTGCACTACTCGATGGCTCCTAGCCGGGCACTTCCAGGATTAAGGCGCGCCGAGTGCGCCATCCACGACGTTGACTGTGATGAGGTCTATCCGGGCATCTACATTGGTGATGC CGCGGCGGCCAAGAACAAGACGTATCTGAGATTGATGGGCATCACCCACGTGCTGAACGCGGCCGAGGGATGTCGGTATGGCCAGGTGGACACTGGACACAGTTACTACCGGGATATGCCCAGCATCAG ACGCAGCCATAAGGATTGTGTTTTTAGGTACATGGGCTTCCCCATGGTCGACGCCCCAACGACAGACATCTCGCGCTACTTCTACGTGGCCTCCAAGTTCATCGACAGCGCCATCAGCAGCGGCG GCAAGATCCTGGTGCACTGCCTGGTGGGCATGTCGCGATCGGCCACCTGTGTGCTGGCCTACCTGATGATCTGCCGGAAGATGTCGGCGGTGGACGCGATACGCACGGTGCGGATGAGGCGCGATATCCGGCCGAATGACGGAttcctgcagcagctggccgACTTGGACATGGAGCTCAAGCGCAAGAACCTGTATCCCTACTAG
- the LOC122623887 gene encoding succinate dehydrogenase [ubiquinone] iron-sulfur subunit, producing MNLLRRQPRLLSKRSAWLLRGYLVANGDVSKSVSRPAAPMSTLSLSASVSAVSPVSAVSLVSGCTHSGFQGGGQGAGGRARRGSATGGSTTGGSVAGGSAAGGNSSRRQYSGGPAPAGSAKPGGASTGKPASGNAPAAPPPPPPPPPPPPPPAGKSAPPVRAKTPRMKSFEIYRWKPGDQPQTQTYSVDLEQCGAMVLDALIKIKTEMDPTLTFRRSCREGICGSCAMNINGTNTLACVSSIDQNESKCCRIYPLPHLYVVRDLVPDMSQFYDQYRSIQPWLQRKDLKREAGSAQYLQSVDDRLVLDGLYECILCACCQTACPSYWWNSNKYLGPAVLMQAYRWVIDSRDEATEQRLDFLKDPWKLYRCHSIMNCTNTCPKHLNPARAIIQLKQLLVGLKKKGKPQLKTDALFAGKA from the exons ATGAATTTGCTGCGCCGGCAGCCTCGGCTGCTGAGTAAGCGGTCCGCGTGGCTGCTGAGGGGTTACTTGGTGGCCAACGGGGATGTGTCCAAATCCGTTTCCCGTCCTGCGGCGCCTATGTCCACCCTATCGCTATCCGCCTCAGTATCCGCAGTATCCCCCGTATCCGCCGTATCCCTGGTATCCGGGTGCACCCACTCCGGCTTCCAAGGAGGTGGACAAGGAGCAG GAGGAAGAGCCCGCAGAGGATCAGCCACCGGAGGATCAACCACAGGAGGATCAGTCGCCGGAGGATCAGCAGCCGGAGGAAACTCCTCAAGAAGACAGTACTCCGGAGGACCAGCCCCAGCCGGATCCGCCAAGCCCGGAGGAGCGTCCACCGGAAAGCCAGCTTCGGGCAATGCcccagcagctcctccacctcctccacctcctccaccacctccaccaccgccagcAGGCAAATCTGCACCCCCAGTGAGAGCCAAGACGCCGCGAATGAAGAGCTTCGAGATCTACCGCTGGAAGCCCGGGGATCAGCCGCAGACGCAGACCTACTCGGTGGACCTGGAGCAGTGTGGCGCCATGGTGCTGGACGCCCTAATCAAGATCAAGACCGAGATGGATCCCACGCTGACCTTCCGCCGCTCCTGTCGCGAGGGCATCTGCGGCTCCTGTGCGATGAACATCAATGGAACGAACACCCTGGCCTGCGTGTCGTCCATCGACCAGAATGAGAGCAAGTGCTGCCGCATCTATCCACTGCCCCACTTGTATGTGGTGCGGGATCTGGTGCCGGACATGAGCCAGTTCTACGACCAGTACCGCTCCATCCAGCCGTGGCTGCAGCGCAAGGACCTCAAGCGCGAAGCTGGATCGGCACAGTACCTGCAGTCGGTGGACGATCGTCTGGTGCTGGACGGGCTGTACGAGTGCATCCTGTGCGCCTGCTGCCAGACAGCGTGTCCCTCGTActggtggaacagcaacaagtACCTGGGCCCCGCCGTCCTCATGCAGGCCTATCGCTGGGTCATCGATTCCAG GGACGAGGCCACCGAGCAGCGACTGGACTTCCTCAAGGATCCGTGGAAGCTGTACCGCTGCCACTCCATCATGAACTGCACCAACACGTGCCCCAAGCACCTCAATCCGGCTCGAGCCATCATCCAGCTGAAGCAGCTGCTCGTGGGCCTGAAGAAGAAGGGGAAGCCCCAGCTCAAGACCGACGCCCTCTTCGCGGGCAAGGCGTAG